The genomic stretch TGCCGTGCCATGGTGACAGCATCTGGGATATTTGCCAAACCGTCGACGAGACGAGCGTACCGTCTACCTCCGCTTGCCGTCGCCGGTAAACGCGACGGTTCTGGCTGCAGGGATCGCGAAGGTCGCCGGGCCAACGGGTTACGCACGCAGCGTCCGGCACACGCTCCCGTCAAAAGCGCCCAGGGCCACACATCCGGACGGCGTCGTCGCGTATCGACGTCGGGATTGAGGCATCCGCAAGCCTCGATCCTTGCGGCGCCGGTCAGCTCCTATGACGCATCCAATCGCGAAGCGGATGCGTATCCAGCCAACGGGCGACGGGCGCGACCTTCTGTTCTCGCGGGTAGCGCGCCACGGCAAAAATCGTGATGCACAGCACCGCGATCCCCACCACCAGACCGATCATGAACATGCTCATGACTGCCTCTCGTCAGATTCGAATCCTGTTTATATTTTAGTCGTGGAAAGCGTTAGCCATGCTAACGGGTGCTTAACCATTTTTCGCGCAGCCCTGTCTCCCGGCCGCCGCCCTGACCTCAAGCTGCCCGATGTCGCCCCGCATCCCCACGGGCTTCGATCTCCAGGCTTCATCCGGCACGCGTCAGGAGCCGGCATGGTCAATGCGATCTGATCGTTAAGGATACTTGATCACAACAGCGCTACACTCGAGATGGGCGAAACCGCGGAGCAGAATCATGACCGACACCCCCCTCAAAGTACTTTTCGCAGTCTCCCTTTGACTGCGGAGCAGGACGCGGAAGTCAGGCACTACATAAAGAAGAAAATGCAGCACGGTATGCCGTGGGATACGCCAGAGCTGGCAGCCATGCTTCACGACATGTTGGCTCCTCCAGGCAGCGACGACGAAGGACCCGACGAGTCCGTCGACGACGCCCGGGCAATCACGGAGCGCGCATCAGCTTCAGTCGAAGAGAGCATGGACTCCATCGAGGCAAGCGAGGAGCGTAATGCCGCAGCGGAAACCGAAGGCATGAAGGGGCCCAGGCGCTGAATCGGGCGCGCACGCGAGGAGGCGCTCGGGCACGGCAGCTTCTCTCACCGAACGATTTGCAGGTCGACCTGGCCACGCTCAGTCCACTGCGCGCATGTACGGTGACAGAGCGGCTCCCGCCGGCTGGCGATCGGGAGCGCCGTCCCACGTTTTTGCAGGTTTGACTAAAATGGCTAGCGAGAGCGGTGCGAATCTGCCGCGCTCAAGGAGGTCATCATGGAACTTCACATGCATTCGCACCATTTTGCACGCCGCATGCCGGACTGGCGCGCAGCGGTGATCGGCGGCTGCGTGGCAGGCGCGGTGTTCCTCGTGCTCGAACTCCTCGCGATGTGGGCGATCGGGCAGAGCCCGTGGGGGCCGCCACGGATGATCGCAGCGATCGTTCTTGGCCGCGATGCGCTGATACAGCCCGCGACGTTCGACGCCAGCATCATGCTGGCCGCGTTGATCGTCCACTTCGTGCTGGCGATCATTTTCGCCGCCGTCCTCGCGGTGATCATGGCACCGTTCAGCCTCGATTCGAGCGTCGGAATGGCGTCGCTCGCTGGCGGACTGTTCGGCGTGGCCGTATACCTGGTCAATCTCTACGGCATGACCGCCTTTTTCCCGTGGTTCGCGGAGGCCCGCGGGTGGGTGAGCTTCATCTGCCATATCGTGTTCGGGCTGGTGGCGGCCGATATGTATCTGCGCCTCGAGAGGAAGGAGGCAGAGGCGGGTGGAACGGGCGCGGCAACGGGCTGATGCCTTCCCGCCAGTGAGTCGGCTAGCTAAAACGGCCGCAGATCGCTTGCGTCAATTCGCGCGGCTGTGGCCGTTTACTCGTGAACGGGCGTCCCGGGCTCAACGCCTGAACAGCCAGAGCAGGATCGACAAAACGACTGAAATGACGATGCACGTCACGCTCGGAAGATGGAAGCTGAACCCCGGCCGCACGACGTTGATGTCGCCGGGCAGGCGGCCGAGACCTGCGGCAATCAGGATTATTCGTGAACCGAGGGGAGGGCCTCTGCGATGTCCCGCCGATCAAGAATATGCCCCGCTGTGTGGCGCCAGCGCTTCCACATCCGCACCCTGTTCGCCTGTGCGTCGGTTATTGTACTTGGCGCCTGCGTACAGCCGTGGCAGGGGTTCCATGCCGGCGAACCGGAATCCGCCGTCGTCGCGAGGCTGGGACCGCCGCGCGAGGTCTACGACCTTCCTGACGGGTCGAGGCGGTTGATGTGGCCGACGCAGCCGATGGGCGAAGTCACCGCGGCCGCGGACATCGACGCGGCCGGCAAGGTGATCAACGTCCGCCAGGTGCTGCAAACGGGCGAGTTCTATCGCGCGGAGCCTGGCAAGTGGACGCAGAGCGATGTCCTCGTTCAGTTCGGCCGGCCCGCGGAAACGGCATACTTTCCACTGAAGAAACGCCAGGAATGGAGTTACCGATATCTGGAAGACGGCGTGTGGTACCAGCTGTTCAACTTCGCTTTCGACGATGCCGGTGTACTGCGCGAAACGTCGAAGAGCCCCGACCCGCTCCATGAACATAAAGGCCGGCACAACAGACCGTTCTGATTGCTGTTTCCGGATCAACCTTAAAGATCCAAGTCGGGGCCGAGTGTGCCGGCATCGAAGCCTTCCCGTGCTGCCAATCGGGAAGGATCCGCACGGCCACCCCGAGATCCATTACACGGGCATCTATCGAGCCTTCCGGCGCTGGGAAGCGGACGGATGTTTTGATGCCATTTTCGAGAGTTCGGTGTCCCGACTTCATTGCGGCGATCGTTTGGACACGCGCATTATCCATGGCGATGGCACTATGAGCGCCGCGAAGAAGGGAGGTGACAACCTCGGCTTCAGCGGCCACAAGAAGGTCAAAGGCTGCAAGGTCGTTGCCCTGTGCGATCGGAACTGCAAACTGATCGCGCCGTTCGTGCCGGCCCCGGGAGATCGCAATGAATCGCCGCTGTTGCGCCAAGCGCTGCCGCGGCTCACGCGCATCGCCCGCGCGGTGGGGCTGGACTTGCGGGGAACCGTCGTGAGTCTGGATGGTGTGTACGATTGCCGGCGCAACCGCAAAGCTATTTTCAATCGCTGCATGGTGCCCAATATCAACGCGAATTCGCGCGGCAGGAAAGCGCAGAAGCGCGGCCGCAAGGCACTGTTTAAGCCGGCCATTTTCAAGGAGCGGATCAGGACGATCGAGCGCGTGTTCGCCTGGGAAGGCAAGTTCCGTCGCCTGCTGCTACGTTTCGAGCGAATCAGTCAGTTGCACTATGCGTTGAAGACGCTCGCTTATACGATGATCAACCTGCTCCACTACTGCCACAGCTGATCTCCCGCTCGAGATCTTTGTTCCACCGTCGGCGCATCACGCCGTGATCTTGTTCGTGTGCGCCATGCCGAAATCTTCGCGCCACGACACACATCGTCGTCCCGCGCGCTTTGCCGCAGTCATTTCTTCCCATCCCAGGCGCTCGTCCAACCGTGCTGTGTCGAGCCTGATCGAAACCCGCAACCAGTTGATAGTGACCTTGTCACCCGGCGTCCGATGTTGGCGATTCTTTGTCTGCGCATCGCGCTATATCCTGGAAAATCTCCAGTGTGTCCCATAGACGCGCGTAACCACAGTCAATGGCGCGTTGCGCTGGCTGGCGGCGAACCAATCACGGCCACGATGCCTTCTCTGTCGATTACATTCAAGGCTTCAGCGAGCGCTGCATTGTCAGTCGGAAATGAATTGTCCCAGACGGTCGAATTGCCGAATTCATCGACGACCTCGAGTAGCCACGCCCCCTTGCCATCACCATAGATTTCAACCTCGACTGCGGTTCCGTCGCGTGTGACGCGCTGACTCAGCGGGGAAACAATCAACGATTCTTGAGCGTCAGTTAGAACACGTCTGGCCTGTTCCGGATTAAAGCCATGCCCGGTTCTTCCGGAACCGGTGGCCACTTCGAGCACGGCATGACAGCGCTTGTATTTCTTTCCTAAACCGCACGGGCAGGGGTCGTTACGACCCACCTTCGGTGCGCGTTCGAAGCGGCTCGCGTTGTGCCATCACACCGGGAATCCCGCCGCGCTCGATTTGCAGCCGGCGCTGTTCGGCCCAGTAGCGATGAATATCTTGCACCGACCTGGCGAGCGATCCGGCAAATGCCTGATGCTGATCGAGGTTGTTTTTTCGCCGTTTCAGCTCGTCCCACCCCTCCTCCGTGCCGTACAGCATGATCACCGTGAACCATTCAGGGTGCTCCGCAAGTACCGGCGCCCACGCTGTCCGATCGACGGCAATGCCTTTGTAATACCCCTCGCACCAGTCGTCGATGACCGAAATCACGCGCCCATCTGATTCGTGTTCAAGGATGAGCGGTTCGTACCCGACGGAGGCATCGTTCAACATGTCGTTGACGCAATTCCAGTGCCGGATGATCAGCCCGACGATGCCTTTTGACTCGTCAGCACTGGCAAACGTCGGCAGGTCCTGGCCATGCTCCGCATCCCAGATCCAACCCAGCATGGCGCCAGGCATCATCAGGTTTGGCCCCGAGGCGAGCGCTGTCATAAACCCGTCCATCATCGAAACGTCCATTGCGGCATCGGGAGCGGAATCGCTGGTCAAGAAATCATCAAGCTGATCGATTTCTGTTTCGTTCAGCGGCAGTGTGGGTGCGATTTCGTCTTTCATGGGAAGGCGAAGCCCGACTCGAGCAAAATGACCGTTTTCATGCATTCCTCATCAGTTGCCGATGCATTGCGCAGCAATGCGGAGACCGGCCGTAAGCCCCACAACAGCCTGGGAAAAGTGCCGGCCTCGTGTTTGTCGCCAGACAGCAATGCATGCCAGCCACGGGCGGACAAATCCGCAGCACCGCGAATCCGGGTGGTACGATTTGCGCGTCGCCATCCTTTCCCTTCGATCTACGTATCCCGCGGTTATCAACAGATTGCGGGATAATTAGCTGTACGATTCTCTGCTCTCGCATAGAATGTCGTTTTTCGCCGCGGCGGTTACGGCAAGCCGCTTGCCTGAGGGCAAACGCTCTTGGCGAAACTCGGAGAGTTGGGATTCCCGCGGGACGGGCCGGAACCACGGGATATTTTTGAGATAGCAGGAATCGGTGTGCCAAATGTCCCGGCTACGCTGCCCCACAGACTGTCCGCGCGCCGGCATAGCATGTCGGATGTCGACGGACAGGGATAAACTGTCAACAACGAACGAAAGACTATGAGCGAAAGCGTATACGGAGAGCAGGCAACCGGGCGGGTAACCCACAGCCTGTTGCGACTCAGCACGGCGATGCGGAGCCAGGCATGGGAGTGGGCGGAAGGCGCGGGTCTGACGCCTACCCAGGGCGAAATCCTGGTGCTGCTGATGCAGCGCAAGGGGCCGATGCGGCTCGGCAAAATCGCACGCGAAACCGCGTTGACAGCCGCGACCACGAGCGACGCCGTGAGCACGCTGGAAACCAAGGGCCTCGTGGAAAAGCGCCGCGCACTCGATGACGGACGCGCACTTGCCGTGCGGATGACGGCACGCGGGCGCACTGCCGCGAAGCGTGCCGCGCAATGGCCGGACTTCCTCGCCAAGGCAGTCGGCACGCTGCGCGACGAAGAGCAATCGTTGTTCTATCGCACGCTGCTAAAGACCGTGCGTCAGCTCGAGGTTCAGGATCATATTCCGCCGCACCGGATGTGCGTGACGTGCGTGCACTTCGAACCGGGCAAGAATCCGAAGAAGACGCCGCACCATTGCGAACTGCTCGATCTGTCGATGGCGGATACGGACTTGCGGCTGGACTGCCCGGTGCATGAAACCGCCGACGCCGCCACGCAGAAAAAGACCTGGAAGATCTTCGCGCAGCAGGGCTGAGTCCACACGGCGAAGTAGGCCGCCGGTGGCGCGCTGTCCGGCCGGCTGATCTTGCGCCGCCTGCGGTTGGGACGCTGCGTCTTAGTCAACCTGACGGTGCGATTTGTCGGCGAATCGTGAAGTTCTGGCCATCCAGCAAACTTCACCGTCCTCCCCGCAGCGATCGCCCGCTCCCGGGCTCTGATGATGGACGACTCTCGTTAGATGGCGAGAGATGCCAAAGTGGACGAGTCGCGGAGTCACGACAAAGAAGCGTTGAACACGTCGGAACCTCATTGTTCACGGCGGCGCCTGAATTTCCGAAAGAGGCCTGTGCGGCGAGATGTTCTGGTCTGACCAACCGGCCCGTCACGTCTCAAGATTCTCGAGCCCGATTTCGGCACACCATTGCCTCAGCGCTCTTTCAACAGAGTCGGTTTCAAACGGATGCTCGATGTGACGCAATCCACCGG from Paraburkholderia hospita encodes the following:
- a CDS encoding UPF0149 family protein, with product MHENGHFARVGLRLPMKDEIAPTLPLNETEIDQLDDFLTSDSAPDAAMDVSMMDGFMTALASGPNLMMPGAMLGWIWDAEHGQDLPTFASADESKGIVGLIIRHWNCVNDMLNDASVGYEPLILEHESDGRVISVIDDWCEGYYKGIAVDRTAWAPVLAEHPEWFTVIMLYGTEEGWDELKRRKNNLDQHQAFAGSLARSVQDIHRYWAEQRRLQIERGGIPGVMAQREPLRTRTEGGS
- a CDS encoding transposase produces the protein MLPIGKDPHGHPEIHYTGIYRAFRRWEADGCFDAIFESSVSRLHCGDRLDTRIIHGDGTMSAAKKGGDNLGFSGHKKVKGCKVVALCDRNCKLIAPFVPAPGDRNESPLLRQALPRLTRIARAVGLDLRGTVVSLDGVYDCRRNRKAIFNRCMVPNINANSRGRKAQKRGRKALFKPAIFKERIRTIERVFAWEGKFRRLLLRFERISQLHYALKTLAYTMINLLHYCHS
- a CDS encoding MarR family winged helix-turn-helix transcriptional regulator; this translates as MSESVYGEQATGRVTHSLLRLSTAMRSQAWEWAEGAGLTPTQGEILVLLMQRKGPMRLGKIARETALTAATTSDAVSTLETKGLVEKRRALDDGRALAVRMTARGRTAAKRAAQWPDFLAKAVGTLRDEEQSLFYRTLLKTVRQLEVQDHIPPHRMCVTCVHFEPGKNPKKTPHHCELLDLSMADTDLRLDCPVHETADAATQKKTWKIFAQQG
- a CDS encoding DUF2905 family protein; the protein is MRPGFSFHLPSVTCIVISVVLSILLWLFRR